The Flavobacterium sp. CBA20B-1 genome includes the window GGTTATATTCGCCGCGATATTCAAGATATTGTAGATGATATGGCATTCACGCAAGGCATCTACGCCAGTGAAGAACAAGTGCAACAAATTCTTGAAAACATTATTCACGAATTAGAACCAAGCGGTGTGGGTGCACGCGATTTACAAGAGTGTTTATCACTACAGCTGCAAAGCAAAACACCCAATGAATCGATCGATTTGGCTAAAGATATTATTGAAAATCAATTTGAAGCTTTCACCAAAAAACATTACGATAAATTGTTGCAAAAATACAATGTAACCCAATCGCAACTTCGAAAAGCTATTGATGAAATTGAAAAATTAAACCCAAAACCAGGCGGAAGTTTTTCGGGCAGTTCCCGAGCAATTGAGCATATTATTCCCGATTTTACCGTGAAGGTTGATGATGGCGAAATTGAATTATTGCTCAACAGCCGAAATGCTCCCGAATTGCACGTTTCAAAAGACTATCAGGAAATGTTGCAAACCTATAAAGAAACCAATCAAAAATCAACCGCACAAAAAGATGCCGTGCAATTCATCAAACAAAAGTTAGACGGTGCCAAATGGTTTATCGATGCTATTAAACAACGCCAAGAAACCCTTTTTGTGACCATGAGTGCGATTATTGAATATCAAAAAGAATATTTTTTAGACGGCGACGAAACCAAAATACGTCCGATGATTTTAAAGGATATTGCCGATATGGTGGGGTTAGACATTTCAACCATTTCGCGGGTT containing:
- the rpoN gene encoding RNA polymerase factor sigma-54, with amino-acid sequence MLKQNLQLKLSQKLSPQQIQLMKLIQLPTLAFEQRLKEELVENPALESGKEETNEADDFQDNSDEFDDFDNEHIDTDDINIDDYLSDDEIPDYKLKSNNYSDDDDDTFMPIEAQISFHQSLIEQLNTFILTDEQRIIAEFLIGSMDDMGYIRRDIQDIVDDMAFTQGIYASEEQVQQILENIIHELEPSGVGARDLQECLSLQLQSKTPNESIDLAKDIIENQFEAFTKKHYDKLLQKYNVTQSQLRKAIDEIEKLNPKPGGSFSGSSRAIEHIIPDFTVKVDDGEIELLLNSRNAPELHVSKDYQEMLQTYKETNQKSTAQKDAVQFIKQKLDGAKWFIDAIKQRQETLFVTMSAIIEYQKEYFLDGDETKIRPMILKDIADMVGLDISTISRVANSKYVDTPYGTKLIKEFFSEAMMNDQGEEVSTIEIKKILQNIIEDEDKQKPLPDDKLAEMLKEKGYPIARRTVAKYREQLDIPVARMRKKI